A single Lactuca sativa cultivar Salinas chromosome 8, Lsat_Salinas_v11, whole genome shotgun sequence DNA region contains:
- the LOC111918303 gene encoding protein SRC2, which translates to MESAELTLVIHYAKDLKDVKHFGTMDPYAVVWIAGYGKESQKITTPVAEKAGCYPEWNYSVKFHIVPVKREYSLFIQIKHEGAMFDRYIGEVEVPFADLLDADASIGKRSYRLSIPSGEKKGEIIFAHQFSKLDVDEDDGTGISHATDPCEKRKRDKVINLAKNVTKTGALGAQYVVLFALGLDGLIE; encoded by the coding sequence ATGGAGTCCGCCGAGTTAACCCTTGTCATCCATTACGCAAAGGATCTCAAAGATGTCAAACACTTTGGAACCATGGATCCCTATGCTGTAGTTTGGATCGCCGGCTATGGAAAGGAGTCCCAAAAAATAACAACACCTGTCGCAGAAAAGGCTGGTTGTTATCCAGAATGGAACTATTCCGTTAAATTCCATATTGTTCCTGTGAAGAGAGAGTACAGTCTCTTCATCCAGATCAAGCACGAAGGGGCCATGTTTGACCGGTATATCGGAGAAGTTGAAGTGCCTTTTGCAGATCTTCTCGATGCTGATGCTTCCATTGGTAAACGTAGTTACCGGTTGTCCATACCATCCGGTGAAAAAAAGGGAGAAATCATTTTTGCACATCAATTCTCGAAATTGGATGTGGATGAGGATGATGGCACTGGCATCAGCCATGCAACAGATCCTTGCGAAAAGAGAAAACGCGATAAAGTGATAAACCTTGCTAAGAACGTGACAAAAACTGGTGCTTTAGGAGCTCAGTATGTGGTACTATTTGCGCTGGGGTTGGATGGCCTTATCGAGTGA